A single Corynebacterium stationis DNA region contains:
- a CDS encoding glycogen/starch/alpha-glucan phosphorylase gives MKSSHFAQSAPGHIRAAAGVSPVSATNRKAWSGLSSAVMEKIADDWEKTKKAYAQGRQQHYFSAEFLQGRALLNNLTNLELVDEAKAVMEDTGHELVDVLEAEPDAALGNGGLGRLAACFLDSAVTSDYPVTGYGLLYRYGLFRQSFEQGFQKEEPDAWMENGYDFIVRRASEQWRVHFDDMDVRAIPYDMPITGYDTKNVGTLRLWKAEPIAEFDYDAFNSQRFTEAIVEREKVMDICRVLYPNDTTYEGKVLRVRQQYFFVSASLQEMISSFISHHGDDLTQFAKFNSIQLNDTHPVLAIPELLRILLDEHGMGWDEAWEVVTQTFAYTNHTTLAEALETWEVSIFQKLFWRIWELIAEIDRRFREDMAGRGLDQGRIEYMAPVSNGHVHMAWIASYAAYSINGVAALHTDIIKAETLREWHELWPEKFNNKTNGVTPRRWLKMCNPGLSDLLTRLSGSDTWVTNLGDLQKLRTYANDDAVMAELMEIKRANKVEFATWVSQHQGAEVDPDTIFDVQIKRLHEYKRQLMNALYILDLYFRITQDGEEVPPRTFIFGAKAAPGYVRAKAVIKLINTISELVNNDERTRDVIRVVFVENYNVSPAEKIIPAADISEQISTAGKEASGTSNMKFMMNGALTLGTLDGANVEIVEAVGDENAYIFGAKNEELPGLRENYNPGELYNSVPGLARVLDALVDATLGSENAGLFGDIRSGLLDGYGIHAQDTYYVLGDFTDYRTTRDAMAQDYVDDKLAWARKCWINICESGRFSADRTIADYAEHVWKIVPTPISSPADSSTAEPDKAAGEAPAARSLEKKKRRFFG, from the coding sequence ATGAAAAGTTCTCACTTTGCTCAGTCTGCACCGGGGCATATTCGCGCTGCAGCCGGTGTCTCCCCTGTCTCTGCCACCAACCGCAAGGCATGGTCCGGGCTGTCTTCTGCGGTGATGGAAAAAATTGCAGACGATTGGGAAAAGACCAAAAAGGCCTATGCTCAGGGTCGTCAGCAGCACTATTTTTCTGCCGAATTCTTGCAAGGTCGTGCGCTTTTGAATAACCTCACCAACCTTGAATTGGTGGATGAGGCCAAGGCGGTCATGGAAGATACCGGCCACGAACTTGTCGATGTCCTTGAGGCCGAACCCGATGCTGCCCTCGGCAATGGTGGTTTGGGGCGTTTGGCGGCGTGCTTTCTCGACTCGGCGGTAACCTCCGACTACCCCGTCACCGGCTATGGCCTGTTGTACCGCTACGGGCTTTTCCGTCAGTCTTTTGAGCAGGGTTTCCAAAAGGAAGAGCCGGATGCGTGGATGGAAAATGGTTATGATTTCATCGTCCGCCGCGCATCTGAGCAGTGGCGCGTGCATTTCGATGACATGGATGTCCGCGCTATCCCCTATGACATGCCGATTACGGGCTACGACACCAAAAACGTAGGCACCTTGCGTTTATGGAAAGCCGAGCCCATCGCTGAGTTCGACTATGACGCTTTTAATTCCCAGCGCTTTACCGAAGCGATTGTGGAGCGCGAAAAAGTCATGGATATCTGCCGCGTGCTCTATCCCAATGACACCACCTATGAAGGCAAAGTACTGCGCGTGCGCCAGCAGTACTTCTTTGTCTCTGCCTCGCTGCAGGAGATGATTTCCAGCTTCATTAGCCACCACGGTGATGACTTAACCCAGTTTGCGAAGTTCAATTCCATCCAGCTCAATGACACCCACCCAGTACTCGCTATCCCTGAGCTATTGCGCATTTTGCTCGATGAGCACGGCATGGGTTGGGACGAAGCCTGGGAAGTTGTGACCCAGACTTTTGCTTATACCAACCACACCACGTTGGCTGAAGCACTAGAGACCTGGGAAGTATCTATCTTCCAGAAGCTGTTTTGGCGTATCTGGGAGCTAATTGCCGAAATCGATCGTCGCTTCCGTGAAGATATGGCTGGACGTGGCCTTGACCAGGGACGCATTGAGTACATGGCGCCGGTGTCCAATGGGCATGTGCACATGGCGTGGATTGCGTCCTATGCGGCATATTCCATCAATGGTGTTGCGGCTTTGCACACGGATATCATCAAGGCGGAGACCCTGCGCGAGTGGCATGAACTGTGGCCGGAGAAATTCAACAATAAGACCAACGGCGTAACCCCAAGGCGTTGGCTGAAGATGTGCAACCCCGGCTTATCGGATTTGCTTACCCGCTTGAGCGGCTCTGACACGTGGGTGACCAACCTCGGCGACCTGCAAAAACTACGTACCTACGCCAATGATGATGCGGTCATGGCTGAGTTGATGGAGATAAAACGCGCCAACAAGGTCGAGTTTGCCACCTGGGTAAGCCAGCACCAAGGCGCAGAAGTAGACCCCGATACCATCTTCGATGTGCAGATCAAGCGTCTGCATGAGTACAAGCGCCAGCTGATGAATGCTCTGTACATTCTGGATCTCTACTTCCGCATCACCCAGGACGGCGAAGAAGTGCCACCACGTACTTTCATCTTCGGTGCCAAAGCTGCGCCTGGATATGTGCGCGCAAAGGCAGTTATCAAGCTGATAAATACCATCTCTGAGCTCGTCAACAACGACGAGCGCACCCGCGATGTCATCCGCGTGGTCTTTGTAGAAAACTACAACGTCTCCCCTGCCGAAAAGATCATCCCAGCCGCCGATATTTCTGAGCAGATCTCGACTGCCGGTAAAGAAGCTTCCGGTACTTCCAACATGAAGTTCATGATGAATGGTGCATTGACCTTGGGCACTTTGGATGGCGCGAATGTCGAAATCGTTGAGGCTGTGGGCGATGAGAATGCGTATATCTTTGGTGCGAAGAATGAAGAGCTACCCGGTCTGCGAGAGAACTACAACCCGGGCGAGCTTTATAACTCAGTGCCAGGGCTTGCTCGCGTGCTCGATGCGCTTGTCGACGCCACCTTAGGCTCCGAAAACGCCGGCCTCTTCGGTGATATCCGCTCCGGTCTGCTGGATGGCTATGGGATTCACGCCCAAGATACCTACTATGTGCTCGGTGATTTCACTGATTACCGCACCACCCGCGATGCCATGGCCCAGGACTACGTCGATGAC
- a CDS encoding amidohydrolase, with product MPHPNNISEILKSHTADLKWQREFYEDLHQHPELSHHEERTAAQIEQKLREFDCELITGIGGFGMAAIFRSDAEGPTVLMRADFDALPITEETGVDFASTNGNMHACGHDMHATALLGACAVIDSLRGQWSGTFIALFQPAEETSDGAKRMIADGLIDKLPRPDVCLAQHVMPGPAGQVQATPGPILAGCDSIRIRIAGRSAHASMPDKSIDPTLIAAMIVVRLQAIVGREVPPGEFFVISVGELHSGDKNNIIPDSAELVLNTRYYDPALAERVYEALHRVVEAECAASASPAKPTFEYFAHGEVTDNDPATALAVREVFDGVFGDKVVDATPATASEDFCYLPQAWGVPYYFWLVGSTPEELLDNPPVNHQSNFIPDYDPTVEASTTAGAAAVLTFLAKS from the coding sequence ATGCCTCACCCGAATAATATTTCTGAAATCCTGAAATCACACACTGCGGACCTGAAATGGCAGCGTGAATTTTATGAGGATCTACACCAGCATCCTGAGCTTTCGCACCACGAAGAACGCACCGCGGCACAGATTGAGCAAAAGCTGCGCGAGTTTGATTGTGAGCTGATCACCGGCATCGGTGGCTTTGGCATGGCAGCAATTTTCCGCAGTGACGCCGAAGGGCCGACGGTGTTGATGCGCGCTGATTTTGATGCTTTGCCTATCACCGAAGAAACCGGCGTGGATTTCGCTTCCACCAATGGCAATATGCATGCCTGCGGTCACGATATGCACGCTACTGCCCTACTTGGTGCATGTGCCGTTATTGATTCGCTGCGCGGACAATGGTCTGGCACTTTCATCGCGCTTTTCCAACCAGCAGAAGAAACTTCCGATGGGGCAAAGCGCATGATTGCCGATGGACTCATCGACAAGCTGCCCCGCCCTGATGTGTGCCTTGCACAACACGTCATGCCAGGTCCGGCTGGCCAGGTACAAGCTACCCCAGGACCGATTCTGGCGGGCTGTGATTCCATCCGCATCCGTATCGCGGGACGCTCCGCGCATGCCTCAATGCCGGATAAATCCATTGACCCTACTTTGATTGCCGCGATGATTGTCGTGCGCCTGCAAGCGATTGTCGGCCGCGAGGTGCCTCCAGGGGAATTCTTCGTCATCTCTGTCGGCGAGCTACATTCCGGCGATAAAAATAACATCATCCCAGATTCAGCTGAGCTCGTGCTCAATACCCGGTACTACGACCCTGCCTTGGCAGAGCGCGTGTACGAAGCTTTGCACCGCGTGGTGGAGGCAGAGTGTGCGGCATCGGCAAGCCCGGCGAAACCGACCTTTGAATACTTCGCGCACGGTGAGGTCACCGATAATGACCCAGCCACTGCGCTTGCCGTCCGTGAGGTCTTCGACGGCGTCTTTGGCGACAAGGTAGTCGATGCCACCCCAGCAACCGCTTCCGAGGATTTCTGCTACCTGCCACAGGCCTGGGGCGTGCCGTATTACTTCTGGTTAGTTGGTTCTACTCCCGAAGAGCTTTTGGATAACCCACCGGTTAACCACCAGTCCAACTTCATCCCGGACTATGACCCAACCGTGGAAGCATCGACTACTGCCGGTGCTGCCGCGGTGCTGACCTTTTTGGCGAAGAGCTAA
- a CDS encoding glycerate kinase, which produces MLIVIAPDSFKSTATAAEAARGIAQGVVEIFPQATVKQIPMADGGEGTAEVIAQTLAAAQSGPGVEKIELPTTDARGRLTTAHYFLHGDTAYIDVAAASGLPAVEDDLDVRHADTYGTGVLIADAETRGAKHIVLGLGGSATVDGGMGIITALGGAPLDERGLPLPKGGAPLVVLDAIDTAQLNIKAAALKYTLLADTTCPPLHAASMYGQQKGASVEDIPLLTGALMKLCEVTGIDVEREGFGAAGSIPVGLTWLSSLLYGSESNISLEPGAHHVADVLGLRSLLADAKASNQPALIITGEGAFDEQSLTGKVVGTIAEIAEDADATLAIVAGRMDSPEPKGALSAQLSQQGTMHEQLKEAGRAIAEKFAASLA; this is translated from the coding sequence ATGCTCATTGTCATCGCCCCTGACTCATTCAAGTCCACCGCCACAGCTGCGGAGGCCGCACGCGGCATCGCCCAAGGCGTCGTGGAGATTTTTCCTCAGGCTACGGTTAAACAAATTCCTATGGCCGATGGTGGAGAAGGAACCGCAGAAGTCATTGCACAGACTTTAGCTGCGGCTCAATCTGGGCCCGGGGTGGAAAAAATTGAACTTCCCACCACTGATGCTCGCGGAAGGCTCACCACGGCGCACTATTTCTTGCACGGCGATACCGCCTATATCGATGTCGCAGCAGCATCAGGTCTGCCGGCGGTTGAAGATGACTTGGACGTCCGTCACGCAGATACCTACGGCACCGGGGTTTTGATCGCGGATGCTGAAACCCGCGGCGCAAAACATATCGTGTTAGGTCTTGGCGGCTCAGCTACCGTCGATGGTGGTATGGGAATCATCACTGCTTTAGGTGGTGCCCCGCTTGATGAGCGCGGGCTACCTTTGCCGAAAGGTGGCGCGCCGCTAGTAGTACTCGATGCGATTGACACCGCGCAGCTTAATATCAAGGCCGCGGCCTTAAAATACACCCTGTTGGCAGATACCACGTGCCCACCGCTTCACGCAGCGAGCATGTATGGCCAACAAAAAGGCGCTTCAGTGGAGGATATCCCACTGCTTACCGGCGCCTTGATGAAATTGTGTGAGGTCACGGGCATCGACGTCGAGCGCGAAGGTTTTGGTGCCGCAGGATCCATTCCGGTCGGGCTGACTTGGCTGTCGTCTCTGCTTTATGGCTCCGAGAGCAATATTTCACTGGAGCCCGGCGCGCACCACGTGGCAGATGTGCTCGGTCTTCGCAGTTTGCTTGCCGATGCCAAGGCGTCCAACCAGCCAGCTCTCATCATTACTGGCGAGGGCGCTTTCGATGAGCAGTCGTTGACCGGCAAGGTAGTGGGCACCATCGCAGAAATCGCGGAGGATGCTGATGCCACTTTGGCGATTGTGGCCGGCCGGATGGATTCTCCGGAACCTAAAGGTGCGCTGTCCGCGCAGCTTTCGCAGCAGGGCACGATGCACGAGCAGCTCAAAGAAGCTGGCCGTGCAATCGCCGAAAAGTTCGCCGCTTCCCTCGCTTAG
- the gdhA gene encoding NADP-specific glutamate dehydrogenase produces the protein MNVDNKISEYYDKLLKRNAGEPEFHQAVSEVLDSLKIVLGKNPHYADYGLVERLCEPERQLIFRVPWIDDNGQVQVNRGFRVQFNSALGPYKGGLRFHPSVNLGIIKFLGFEQIFKNSLTGLPIGGGKGGSDFDPKGKSELEIMRFCQSFMTELHRHIGEYRDVPAGDIGVGGREIGFLFGQYRRLANQHESGVLTGKGLTWGGSLVRTEATGYGTVYLTAEMMRTHGEALSGAKVIVSGSGNVAIYAAAKAQEHGATVVAMSDSSGYILTPEGVDVDLLKDIKENRRERINSYAQEAGVKFVEGGNIWEVEADVALPCATQNELDGESAQLLKNNGVRYVAEGANMPCTPDAVHVFREAGIAFAPGKAANAGGVATSALEMQQNASRDSWSFAYTDERLKQIMTRIFVNVSTTAAEYDREGDYVAGANIAGFKKVADAMLAQGVI, from the coding sequence ATGAACGTGGATAACAAGATTTCTGAGTACTATGACAAGCTTCTCAAGCGCAATGCTGGAGAACCAGAATTCCACCAAGCAGTCTCAGAAGTCTTGGACTCGCTGAAGATCGTTTTGGGCAAGAACCCGCACTACGCTGACTACGGACTGGTGGAGCGCCTGTGTGAACCAGAGCGTCAGCTGATCTTCCGCGTTCCATGGATTGATGACAATGGCCAAGTTCAGGTCAACCGTGGCTTCCGCGTACAGTTCAACTCCGCTTTGGGCCCATACAAGGGTGGGTTGCGCTTCCACCCATCGGTAAACCTTGGCATCATTAAGTTCCTAGGCTTCGAGCAAATCTTCAAAAACTCCCTGACCGGCCTGCCAATTGGGGGCGGCAAGGGTGGCTCCGACTTTGACCCAAAGGGTAAGTCCGAGCTGGAAATCATGCGCTTTTGCCAGTCTTTCATGACCGAGCTGCACCGCCACATCGGCGAGTACCGCGACGTTCCTGCTGGCGATATCGGAGTCGGCGGCCGTGAAATTGGTTTCCTCTTTGGCCAGTATCGTCGCCTTGCTAACCAGCACGAGTCTGGTGTGCTCACCGGTAAAGGCTTGACTTGGGGCGGCTCGTTGGTACGTACCGAGGCAACCGGCTACGGCACTGTTTATCTAACCGCAGAGATGATGCGCACCCACGGTGAAGCCTTAAGCGGTGCGAAGGTCATCGTCTCTGGCTCCGGCAACGTTGCTATCTACGCTGCGGCAAAGGCGCAAGAGCACGGTGCAACTGTCGTTGCTATGTCTGACTCTTCTGGCTACATCTTGACCCCAGAAGGTGTCGATGTTGACCTCCTGAAGGACATCAAGGAAAACCGTCGCGAGCGAATTAACTCCTATGCGCAGGAAGCCGGCGTGAAGTTCGTCGAAGGCGGCAATATCTGGGAAGTTGAAGCAGATGTCGCACTTCCTTGTGCAACCCAAAATGAGCTGGATGGCGAATCGGCACAGCTGCTGAAGAACAACGGCGTACGCTATGTTGCCGAAGGCGCAAATATGCCATGTACTCCGGATGCAGTTCACGTCTTCCGTGAGGCAGGCATCGCATTCGCACCAGGTAAGGCAGCCAACGCAGGTGGCGTTGCTACCTCCGCACTGGAAATGCAGCAAAATGCATCCCGTGATTCCTGGTCCTTTGCGTACACCGATGAGCGCCTGAAGCAGATCATGACCCGCATCTTCGTTAATGTGTCGACCACCGCTGCAGAGTACGACCGCGAAGGCGATTACGTCGCTGGTGCAAATATTGCAGGCTTCAAGAAGGTCGCCGACGCGATGTTGGCACAAGGCGTTATCTAG
- a CDS encoding DivIVA domain-containing protein, which translates to MYRVFESMDQLVNHLEQAMGVPMTSNCMVPRNEMLALLDEMRNAIPVELDDAQDVLDNQDEIIRSAEERASQTIADAEAQADDTIGRAEADSQAMIDDANHRATTAIGQAQDQAASIVESARAEAERTVAKGNESYERAVSEGHAEQERLVSESEVVRRANEEANRIVDTAHAESSRLRSECDEFVDSKLGEFEESLTGILRTINSDRAALRRGAGASGNRSTRGGYSSYERD; encoded by the coding sequence ATGTACCGCGTATTTGAAAGCATGGATCAGCTGGTCAATCACCTCGAGCAGGCCATGGGTGTTCCCATGACCTCCAATTGCATGGTGCCGCGAAATGAAATGTTGGCACTCCTTGATGAAATGCGTAATGCCATTCCTGTGGAGTTGGATGACGCACAAGACGTCTTGGATAACCAGGACGAAATTATCCGCAGCGCAGAAGAACGCGCTTCTCAAACCATTGCGGATGCTGAGGCTCAGGCTGATGACACTATCGGTCGCGCCGAAGCCGACTCGCAGGCGATGATTGATGACGCCAATCACCGCGCAACCACCGCTATCGGACAGGCGCAAGATCAGGCTGCAAGCATCGTTGAAAGTGCTCGCGCCGAGGCTGAACGCACCGTTGCTAAGGGCAATGAATCTTACGAGCGCGCAGTATCAGAAGGACACGCTGAGCAAGAGCGCTTGGTCTCTGAATCAGAAGTAGTACGCCGCGCCAATGAGGAAGCTAATCGCATTGTCGATACCGCTCACGCAGAGTCCAGCCGACTGCGCTCTGAGTGCGATGAATTTGTAGATTCCAAGCTGGGTGAATTTGAAGAATCACTGACGGGTATTCTGCGCACCATCAATTCTGACCGCGCAGCACTTCGTCGTGGTGCAGGAGCTTCCGGAAACCGCTCTACCCGCGGTGGATATTCTTCCTACGAGCGAGACTAG
- a CDS encoding transporter gives MNGLDSSVAPLIYGSLLPAAILIIVSFVCEQISRRKFRQAINYYGITRKGVMRRSVIAGVCIFVLMLFPLPYDIAIMIIALAFSLSAAAITFYARNTAGAVVLSVAVIGGIISAGTALMTLIDGSLNPLQQLGTVLATWPILAGPGLVAAVISAALSASAKSTSY, from the coding sequence ATGAATGGTCTTGATTCAAGTGTGGCGCCGCTGATTTATGGGTCGCTACTGCCTGCGGCAATCCTGATCATCGTCAGTTTTGTGTGTGAGCAGATCTCTCGGCGCAAATTCCGCCAGGCCATTAACTACTATGGCATCACTCGCAAAGGTGTCATGCGCAGGTCGGTCATCGCAGGGGTGTGCATATTCGTGCTCATGCTCTTTCCCTTGCCTTATGACATCGCGATTATGATTATCGCTTTGGCCTTTTCCTTATCTGCAGCGGCAATCACGTTTTATGCACGCAACACGGCAGGAGCTGTAGTTTTAAGTGTGGCGGTCATTGGAGGCATCATCAGCGCGGGAACAGCGCTGATGACACTGATTGACGGATCACTCAATCCACTCCAACAGCTAGGCACGGTTCTTGCCACCTGGCCGATCCTTGCCGGCCCAGGCTTGGTGGCTGCCGTGATTTCAGCAGCGCTTAGCGCATCTGCGAAATCAACGTCTTACTAG
- a CDS encoding YceD family protein, whose product MNSPLKFNVAQLLRANTFEQREQTGPAPERIGLEMIAIPKGSEITVEADFTPLGEGLMVDARITGTLEGECARCLLPLQRPLDLKVSQVFAISEDFISGDPAEEGEDVPAVVGEEIDLLQTVIDEAGMVLPFAPTCENGCDITTPEGVEVGTSGEEEEHVDPRWSGLEKFL is encoded by the coding sequence ATGAACTCACCACTGAAATTCAATGTGGCACAACTTTTGCGTGCCAATACGTTTGAACAACGCGAACAAACCGGCCCGGCACCAGAGCGCATTGGCTTAGAAATGATTGCCATCCCCAAGGGCAGCGAAATCACCGTGGAGGCAGATTTCACTCCATTAGGTGAAGGTCTTATGGTTGACGCCCGCATCACCGGCACTTTAGAGGGCGAATGTGCGCGTTGCTTGCTGCCTTTGCAGCGTCCGTTGGATCTCAAGGTCAGCCAGGTCTTTGCAATTAGTGAGGATTTCATCAGCGGCGATCCTGCTGAAGAAGGCGAAGACGTTCCAGCTGTAGTGGGCGAGGAAATCGATCTGCTGCAAACAGTCATTGATGAAGCAGGCATGGTTCTTCCTTTTGCGCCGACGTGCGAAAATGGCTGCGATATCACAACTCCTGAGGGTGTTGAGGTGGGAACTTCAGGCGAGGAAGAAGAGCATGTAGATCCTCGCTGGTCTGGGCTGGAGAAGTTCTTGTGA
- the rnc gene encoding ribonuclease III, with product MSRKKKISGEQALEEAFAAIDTAPLLASLDVELDESFLRLALTHRSFANEHGHLPNNERLEFLGDAVLGLSIAARLYEKYPTRPESDISKMRASIVSRFGLADIAREMGLGAFILLGKGEANSNGRDKDSILADTTEALFGAIYLQHGFETARRVILALFAEKVDAAVSTRNHMDWKTSLQELCAERKLPTPEYSATSTGPEHNQVFTAQVHVDGQLLGEGVGPNKKQAEQQAAEKATLIIRVK from the coding sequence GTGAGCCGGAAGAAGAAAATCAGCGGCGAGCAGGCATTAGAGGAAGCTTTTGCGGCGATTGATACCGCGCCGCTGCTGGCGAGCTTGGATGTAGAACTTGATGAATCTTTCTTGCGTTTGGCATTAACCCACCGGTCTTTTGCCAACGAGCATGGACATCTTCCTAATAACGAGCGCCTCGAGTTCTTGGGTGACGCGGTATTAGGTCTGTCGATTGCTGCGCGCCTGTATGAGAAATACCCGACGCGCCCTGAATCGGATATTTCCAAGATGCGCGCCTCAATCGTGTCGCGCTTTGGGCTCGCCGATATCGCACGCGAGATGGGCTTGGGTGCTTTCATCTTGTTGGGTAAAGGCGAAGCCAACTCCAATGGCCGCGATAAAGACTCCATCCTGGCAGATACCACCGAGGCACTTTTCGGTGCCATTTATCTGCAGCATGGGTTCGAGACTGCACGCCGAGTTATCTTGGCGCTATTTGCGGAAAAGGTCGACGCAGCCGTATCGACCCGCAACCACATGGACTGGAAGACCAGCCTGCAGGAGCTGTGCGCGGAGCGGAAACTGCCCACTCCAGAGTATTCCGCAACCTCGACTGGTCCAGAACACAACCAGGTCTTTACTGCCCAAGTTCATGTTGATGGGCAATTGCTGGGTGAAGGCGTTGGTCCTAATAAAAAGCAGGCCGAACAACAGGCTGCTGAAAAGGCCACTCTTATTATCCGCGTGAAGTAA
- the mutM gene encoding bifunctional DNA-formamidopyrimidine glycosylase/DNA-(apurinic or apyrimidinic site) lyase has product MPELPEVEVVRRGLEPHIVGHTFDSVEVLHPRANRGQEAPLDAILRNRLVSGIERRGKYLWCQLDGNTDREDDVLFVHLGMSGQLRIGHTDSKHVRIRAHLSDGVDLSFIDQRTFGYWLVAPLAKIDHIGQDPLSPAFDIVAAARKLRTKRTHVKTALLDQTIASGIGNIYADEALWRAKVSPLRKANKLLQREAIAIYEAAVEVMTEALAQGGTSFDALYVNVNGESGYFSRSLHAYGRADEPCDRCGTALNRVVLNARSSHFCPQCQC; this is encoded by the coding sequence ATGCCTGAGTTGCCTGAAGTAGAAGTCGTTCGCCGGGGTCTTGAACCGCACATCGTGGGGCACACCTTTGATTCCGTTGAGGTGCTGCACCCGCGCGCGAATAGGGGACAAGAAGCCCCTTTAGATGCGATACTGCGCAACCGCCTTGTCAGCGGCATTGAACGTCGTGGCAAGTATTTGTGGTGTCAATTAGACGGCAACACCGACCGTGAAGATGATGTGCTCTTTGTGCATCTGGGAATGTCGGGTCAGCTCCGCATTGGGCATACCGATTCCAAGCACGTGCGTATTCGCGCGCATTTAAGCGATGGCGTTGATTTAAGCTTCATTGACCAACGCACCTTTGGCTACTGGTTAGTAGCTCCTTTAGCCAAAATTGACCACATCGGCCAGGATCCGCTCAGTCCGGCTTTTGACATCGTGGCTGCCGCGCGCAAACTTCGGACTAAGAGGACACACGTAAAAACCGCGCTGTTGGATCAAACAATAGCTTCTGGAATTGGCAATATTTATGCCGATGAAGCGCTCTGGCGCGCGAAAGTATCGCCACTGCGCAAAGCCAATAAGCTACTGCAACGCGAAGCTATCGCGATTTATGAAGCTGCAGTGGAAGTGATGACTGAAGCCCTAGCGCAGGGTGGTACCAGTTTTGATGCGCTTTATGTCAATGTCAACGGTGAATCTGGCTACTTCTCCCGTTCTTTACATGCCTATGGGCGTGCCGATGAACCCTGCGACCGGTGCGGCACAGCATTGAATCGCGTGGTTCTTAATGCGCGCTCGTCTCATTTCTGCCCGCAGTGCCAATGCTAA